In the Haloferula helveola genome, one interval contains:
- a CDS encoding rhamnogalacturonan lyase B N-terminal domain-containing protein, producing the protein MRRVSAASGSRMLTALGTAGWMLLMSGFASAGDFGVTEENERYTVDTGAGLVFRVLRSNGDIDSIRWKGMELRGRKTSHIASGLGSKGTMVELSRKDDMAVITLKTDSTNGVVEDLTHYYIVRKGENTIYMATHAEKQPRVGELRWIARLKREPFSRIPEPSDVAGNTGAVESQDVFRMPDRTTRSKYYGNQQAKDLSIRGVGGEGIGAFIVYGNRESSSGGPFFRDIQNQSGSELEVYNYMNSGHLQTEPRRSGVLYGPYALCFTDGSAPEYPDMDFVSKLNLKGMVPSDQRGAVHVEDIDGMDERFPYMVAFSNADAQYWAEVRKGEAMCEGMKPGKYEMVIFKGELVVHRDEIVVSAKGTLVIPSIRIDEDPSTDEPVWRIGDWDGTPLEFRNGSKLSLMHPSDPRMEDWMEDNFTVGEDKAANFPACQWAKVNGSREIHFKLSADQLKAHTIRIGITTAHSGGRPKIHVNDWSARNPGPSSQPQSRGMTIGSYRGNNVTYRFDVPAEAFVEGINTVTIWPISGQQARDFLSPGYAFDCLDMLPAGTAN; encoded by the coding sequence ATGAGACGGGTTTCAGCTGCGAGCGGGTCAAGGATGCTGACTGCCTTGGGAACCGCCGGGTGGATGTTGCTGATGTCGGGTTTCGCATCGGCAGGAGATTTCGGGGTGACGGAGGAAAACGAGCGCTACACGGTCGATACCGGAGCCGGGCTCGTCTTCCGGGTGCTGCGGAGCAACGGCGACATCGACTCGATCCGCTGGAAGGGGATGGAGCTTCGGGGACGGAAGACGTCCCACATCGCCTCGGGTCTTGGGTCGAAGGGCACCATGGTCGAGCTGAGCAGGAAGGACGACATGGCCGTGATCACGCTCAAGACCGACTCGACCAACGGCGTGGTCGAGGACCTGACGCATTACTACATCGTCCGCAAGGGCGAGAACACGATCTACATGGCGACCCATGCCGAGAAGCAGCCGCGCGTCGGGGAGCTTCGCTGGATCGCGCGGCTCAAGCGCGAACCGTTCAGCCGGATCCCGGAGCCGTCGGATGTTGCGGGGAATACCGGGGCGGTTGAATCGCAGGATGTCTTCCGGATGCCCGACCGCACGACGCGTAGCAAGTACTACGGCAACCAGCAGGCGAAGGATCTTTCGATCCGCGGAGTCGGAGGCGAGGGCATCGGCGCGTTTATCGTGTATGGAAACCGCGAAAGTTCATCGGGCGGCCCGTTCTTCCGCGACATCCAGAACCAGAGCGGGAGCGAGCTCGAGGTCTACAACTACATGAACTCCGGCCACCTGCAGACGGAGCCGAGACGCTCCGGTGTGCTCTACGGACCCTACGCGCTGTGTTTCACCGACGGAAGCGCGCCGGAGTATCCTGACATGGATTTTGTCTCGAAGCTGAACCTCAAGGGCATGGTGCCATCGGATCAGCGGGGAGCGGTGCACGTAGAGGACATCGATGGGATGGACGAACGCTTCCCCTACATGGTGGCCTTCTCGAATGCCGACGCGCAGTACTGGGCCGAAGTTCGGAAGGGTGAGGCGATGTGCGAGGGCATGAAGCCGGGCAAGTACGAGATGGTGATCTTCAAGGGCGAACTCGTGGTGCATCGCGATGAGATCGTGGTCAGCGCGAAGGGAACGCTCGTGATTCCGAGTATCCGGATCGATGAGGATCCGTCTACCGATGAGCCGGTCTGGCGGATCGGCGACTGGGATGGCACGCCGCTCGAGTTCCGCAACGGCTCGAAGCTCTCGCTGATGCATCCTTCCGATCCGAGAATGGAGGATTGGATGGAGGACAATTTCACGGTGGGGGAGGACAAGGCCGCGAACTTCCCCGCCTGTCAGTGGGCGAAGGTCAACGGGTCGAGGGAGATCCACTTCAAGTTGAGCGCCGATCAGCTGAAGGCGCACACCATTCGGATCGGGATTACGACTGCCCACAGTGGTGGCCGGCCGAAGATTCACGTCAATGACTGGTCGGCTCGGAATCCCGGCCCTTCATCCCAACCGCAGTCGCGGGGCATGACCATCGGCTCTTACCGGGGCAACAACGTGACTTACCGTTTCGACGTCCCGGCGGAGGCCTTCGTCGAGGGAATCAACACGGTCACGATCTGGCCGATCAGCGGTCAGCAGGCGCGCGATTTCCTCAGCCCGGGCTACGCGTTCGACTGTCTCGACATGCTGCCGGCCGGCACCGCGAACTGA